In the Drosophila takahashii strain IR98-3 E-12201 chromosome 3R, DtakHiC1v2, whole genome shotgun sequence genome, one interval contains:
- the LOC108064421 gene encoding uncharacterized protein — protein MVREVAWQWQILILLQITSLSFQLNHEFVPVNEEMFSDCTDNPGFESVDKLADLSAFGRKRAPNGGINIGGNITMKWNVQPSDRIGVEVGIYKLEKGVWKPTVLKGGDRDFCKSFYDKNTLYYPYSTEHVINKEDVKDKCINIPGTVLVVEPFLERILISYAAPLTPGRHKALITFTAFDKANAKRPDAICLEIIGDVVKA, from the exons ATGGTTCGCGAAGTGGCTTGGCAATGGCAGATTCTTATCTTGCTGCAAATAACAAGCCTATCGTTCCAATTAAACCACGAATTTGTGCCTGTGAACGAGGAAATGTTCAGTGACTGCACGGACAATCCAGGATTTGAAAGTGTCGATAAATTAGCGGATCTTTCCGCCTTTGGCCGAAAAAGGGCTCCAAATGGTGGAATTAATATAGGTGGAAACATAACCATGAAATGGAATGTCCAACCATCAGATCGTATAGGG GTTGAAGTTGGTATATATAAGTTGGAGAAAGGAGTTTGGAAACCAACCGTTTTAAAGGGGGGTGATAGAGATTTTTGCAAGTCCTTTTACGACAAAAACACTCTTTACTATCCTTATTCCACCGAGCACGTAATCAATAAAGAGGATGTTAAGGACAAATGCATAAACATTCCTGGG ACAGTTTTAGTTGTGGAACCATTTCTTGAGAGAATATTAATAAGTTACGCTGCGCCTTTAACTCCGGGACGTCACAAGGCCTTAATAACTTTTACTGCCTTTGACAAAGCTAATGCCAAACGTCCTGATGCCATATGCTTGGAAATCATTGGCGATGTAGTTAAAGCCTAA